From the genome of Terriglobales bacterium:
CCCTTGACCTTCAGAAAAACGGGTGCCGAGGAGTGGAACTCCGGCGTTGTCCAGAACATCAGCCAGTCTGGGGTGTTGTTTCATGCTTCCCAGAGCATAGATCAGGACGCCGATGTGGAGATGATTTTCGAGATGCCCGAGGAAATTACTGGTCAGCCGAACAGTCGGGTGTTGTGTAATGGCTATGTCGTAAGGGCCATGGCATCCAAAGCTTCCTCTTCGATGCTGACATTTGCAGTGGCTATCTCGGGATACACTTTCCTTCACGACAAAATGTAGCGCGGGCAACCTGCCCGCGAGCCAACTCCTAGTGTATTACTCTCACTAACCTCAATAGTCCAATTGCGAGCACTAGCAGCAGAGCAAAAATAAGCGCCCATTCTGCGGTGTCCTGGCCATCGTCGTCCGGCCAAACTGGTGTGAGCAGCGCCATCAAACTGCCGCAACCTTATATAACCTTCTGAGGGTGGTCAATTGTCCGCTGCGAGGTTCTCTGCAGACCGCTGAGGTCGGCAGCAGAAACATGTAAATCGACCAAGCGCTTCTGAATGGCGGTAAGCTGCCAGACAAAGACAAAGGCCCACTCCTAGGAAGTGGGCCGAGAGGTGGAACCCAGACACAACCATCAGTCGGTTTCCAAGAATAGACTGAGCCAAACTCCCTAATTTTAATGTGATCGTCGTCACATTCCACTGTGACGAAGTTCTCTTGGGCTCTTTGCCGCTGCTAGCCAACCTGGCGCGCTTATTGCGTCAGGCGGAGCAGGATCTTCGCGGCGATGGTCTGAAATACATCCTGCAGGTCGGCCGCCGTAGGCGCAAACACCGCTTCACCTTGCGGGAGGTTGGGATCGAATGTAGGGCTGGCCGGATCGTTCGCGACCTGTTGCAGAAAGACCTTGTTAATGCTGTTGCCCAAGCCGATCGAGTAAACCACCATGCCTTGCGCGCGCATGGCATTGGCTGTCTGGATCGAGCGGAAATCGGCGTCTGGAGTTACGTTAGCGCGAAGAAAGGATTTGAAAGTTCCATCTATCGCCGACTGAAACTGGCTCACTCCCGCGCAGCAGGATGGTGTTCCTCCGCTGGTTGAACAAAGCTGGTTGCCCGAAACAGGATCAAAGAAGCCGACGACGGTTCCTGTGTCGGAACCGCCAAAATTTCTAAGCGTTGCTCGTCCGCTGCAGTTCAGGGAGTTTTGGATGACGTTCGCTAAGCCATCGGTGAAGAATACCGCCACCTTCACCACGTTCTCGCCCGGCGCCACTACGACGGAGTTGTTCTGCGCCTGGCCGGCCGCCAGCCCACCTTGAGAGAATGTGCCGCCCGCGAATACCATGGCGTTCGCCGCATTCTTAATTGGTGTCTTGAAGTTGTATTGGATTGGCACGTTCACGGTCACGTTGCTGGCGAAGCTGATCATTGACACGCGGTCGATGGCGTCATCGAATAGATCAATAAACGTGTTGACGGCGGGAGGCAACGCCTGTGCGCCACCATTGCTCCTCATTGACCCGGAGCGGTCCAGCACCAGCGACATCACGAGTTTAGCGCGGGTGGCTTGGGAATTGGCTGCCACGTCCATGGTCTTCCAGCGCGGCAGAATCCGGATGAAGAAGGTATTGATCGTCGCCGTCGCATTAACCGTGAGCAGCGTATTGTTATTGGCATCCGTGCTGAAGGCCACATTAACTACCGGTGGGCCGCTATCGCGGCCAGAAGCCCCGTAGTTCATGGCGAATGTACTTCTGGCGATGTTCGCCGCCTGCCCCTGTCCCTGGGAGAGGTTCCGCATGCCCATCAGACACGCAGAATCCACGGCTTTGGAGAGGCTCGCCTTGGTGACATACGCAAAGCCCAGGTCTATGGCGAAGCCCACGAACAAAATGATGATGGGTACAAGGGCGGCAAATAGGGGAAGGGTTTGCCCGTGTTCCTTGCCTGTTTTCTTCCGCCGATGAAAGAGGTTCATCTCGTCCTCCTGGTCAGAAGTACGCTGCGTCATACATTGTCGCTGGCAGAAGAACGTTGAGCATCTTCCCCACCGGCGTAATCGGCTGATATGAATAGAAGACTTCCGTCACATAAAGCGTCTGCTTGGGCTGAGGAATGGGGACTGCCGTGATGGGAAGAGTCGCCGGGAAGCCAACTCCCTGTCCTATCCTGCTGTTCGCCGAATATGCTCCCTGGGATAGTTGCTGGGTGATTCGATAATTCCCGTTGTTGTTGTATACCGCGGTGACGATCACTTTGCCCTTATTGTTGATGTCCAGCGGGGCCGCTCCTCCGATCACGGCTGTGATCGTGTCGGCAAAATCAGTTCCTCGGGACGCGAGATTCGATCCTTCGCCGGTTAGGTTGGTGATCACTTGCTTCTCGTAGATGGCTCGGCCGAAATCAATCAGCCCCAGCGCCAGCATGAGCATCATCAGCACCACCGCCGTGAACTCGACTATTGCCTGGCCGCACTCCTGTGTGCGTGCTTTCCGGCCACGTGAATCCTGCTGTCGCGACGTTGCCACGTGTTCGTCTCCTAATTACTTTGTGAGGGCGAGAAAGGCTCGTTCTTGAACGTCACGCCCACCGTGAATCGGTACGTTCCATTGGGAAAGAATTGAGCGATGATCGGGGTGATCAATTTCAAATTATCAGTGATTGAAACCGTTACTGTGTCCCCCGGACCGCCGGCACTTCCCGGACCGCCTTTAGCGCTTGAGATCTGAATTCCGCTGATGTCCAATCCCGCTGAGGCCTCGGTAGCTATCTTGATAATCGAATTAACTCGCGACAGGTTCTGTCCCGGATTCTTTGGATCCTGAAGATGGTTGCCGGTGATCGCGAATCGGCCCGCCTGCCGAACCGCGTTTTGCAGCGTCATCTGCACGAAGAACAAGCGCCCGAAATCAACTACCCCGAAGAGCAAGAAGAAGAACAAGGGCGCAATCATGGCGAATTCCACCAATGACTGTCCCCGCATTGATCTCCGCTTCGAGGGACTGCGGAGCCTGTCCGGGGTCTGGAACGCCGTGCTGCCTTCGGACGTTTTGGTCAAAGCTGACTCCCTGACGTGCATGTGCCACTCCATGAAGTCCTTGTTCTGAAAATGTTATGAGTTGCAGCTGGCAGAGCCAAGTTACTAAAGCAGTGGCCGTCATTGCCGTGCGGACGAGTGTTGGACGCTGCGAAAAGCAGTGACCTTAGTAACCTGAAGGATTTAGCTTGGAAGGTTCAGTAAAACCGTGAGGGCTCGTCGGTACCAGCACCTGACGAGCCCTCCACGACAACTTCGGCTTTCGTACCCCTCGAATTATTGCAGAGGGGGTGCGTTCTGCTTGGCATCGTTGCCGGCTAGTACGGGCCAGCTAGTTGCGGCTTCGTTAGCTGCCGGTCCGACCATCGCAGCCAAGGAGCCGTCACTCGCAAAGCCAAGCCATATTGAGCCGGAGAAATGTGACAAGCTGGACAGACCCAGCGTGGTGGAGAGCACGCTGAACTGGCCGCCTGCATCAACGGACAGGATTTCGCTGCTGTCTGTGAGCACAACTCCGCCGCCCTGTTGTGCAGTCATGATCTGCGCACCGTCTCGCGTCCACAGGGGCGTTCCATCGCTCACATTGAAAGCCAGCACCTGCCCCAGGAAGCCACGGTTCTGGGCGAACATGGTTCCACCTTCACCCAGCGCCATGAAAGCTGGAATAGGGAAGCTCGAGGTCCAGGGCAGAGAATAGTCAGTTTTGCTGCCGTTATAGAGGCGTGAGATCCAGATCTGGTGGCTGCCGGTGGCCATTATGCGCTTGTCCCATGCAACAACTAAGCCACCTTGCCCGTCAGGACGGACCTGCTTAGGCTGCGCCTTGATCGGGTTGGCAGCATCGCTAAACTGCTGCAACGTGCTCCAGCTGGAGGCACCCGAAGACTGCAGAGCAAGCAGCTGCAGCGTATCAGAGTAATTCACCGTTACGAATCCGCCTCCTGGCTGGCAGCCTTGATAAGTGGTGTTGGTTGGTTCGACCGCAAGGTAGAACTTCCCACCCGGCAATATCGAGGCCGAGCTTCGGAGTGGAAGGTTCTGGATGACCACGCTCTGGCCCGGCGCGCACACCAAACCGTTCACTGGATCATTGACCGTGTCCAGATATGTATCCGAAGACAGTGGCAACGG
Proteins encoded in this window:
- a CDS encoding TadE family protein — translated: MEWHMHVRESALTKTSEGSTAFQTPDRLRSPSKRRSMRGQSLVEFAMIAPLFFFLLFGVVDFGRLFFVQMTLQNAVRQAGRFAITGNHLQDPKNPGQNLSRVNSIIKIATEASAGLDISGIQISSAKGGPGSAGGPGDTVTVSITDNLKLITPIIAQFFPNGTYRFTVGVTFKNEPFSPSQSN
- a CDS encoding TadE/TadG family type IV pilus assembly protein; this translates as MATSRQQDSRGRKARTQECGQAIVEFTAVVLMMLMLALGLIDFGRAIYEKQVITNLTGEGSNLASRGTDFADTITAVIGGAAPLDINNKGKVIVTAVYNNNGNYRITQQLSQGAYSANSRIGQGVGFPATLPITAVPIPQPKQTLYVTEVFYSYQPITPVGKMLNVLLPATMYDAAYF
- a CDS encoding PilZ domain-containing protein, whose translation is MAPKLIDAIANRLCSHEFAWPRRRTTGDYYQVCVLCGAEYLYDWNSMTRTGRIEHGHKQELPGQTLNRSRRRSNWRPRARRLRLNAPLTFRKTGAEEWNSGVVQNISQSGVLFHASQSIDQDADVEMIFEMPEEITGQPNSRVLCNGYVVRAMASKASSSMLTFAVAISGYTFLHDKM
- a CDS encoding pilus assembly protein, whose product is MNLFHRRKKTGKEHGQTLPLFAALVPIIILFVGFAIDLGFAYVTKASLSKAVDSACLMGMRNLSQGQGQAANIARSTFAMNYGASGRDSGPPVVNVAFSTDANNNTLLTVNATATINTFFIRILPRWKTMDVAANSQATRAKLVMSLVLDRSGSMRSNGGAQALPPAVNTFIDLFDDAIDRVSMISFASNVTVNVPIQYNFKTPIKNAANAMVFAGGTFSQGGLAAGQAQNNSVVVAPGENVVKVAVFFTDGLANVIQNSLNCSGRATLRNFGGSDTGTVVGFFDPVSGNQLCSTSGGTPSCCAGVSQFQSAIDGTFKSFLRANVTPDADFRSIQTANAMRAQGMVVYSIGLGNSINKVFLQQVANDPASPTFDPNLPQGEAVFAPTAADLQDVFQTIAAKILLRLTQ